One genomic window of Tenacibaculum tangerinum includes the following:
- the polA gene encoding DNA polymerase I: protein MAHQKRLFLLDAYALIFRGYYAFIKNPRINSKGLDTSAIMGFTNSLLDVIKREKPDYLAVCFDKGGSVDRVEAFEAYKANRQETPEAIRLAVPYIEKILKAMNIPAIIKEGYEADDIIGTLAKKAEKQGLQTYMVTPDKDFAQLVSDNIFMYRPPRMGNGYEKWGVEEVKEKFGVENPLQVIDFLGMMGDSVDNIPGLPGVGEKTAKKFIATYGSMEGLFEHIDELKGKMKEKVAANQELGLLSKKLATIMLDVPVELELDKLVFEQPNIEATKEIFTELEFRRLTENFLKTFATSEVASTTSDQNNNSNKSTASTERSQSTNASGQFDLFATPGSGTAANDTHINGFKTIENTNHFYQLVDTALSRKLLLEKLLQQTSVCFDTETTGLKALEVELIGVAFSWEAGKGYYVSFPENQEETTAILEEFRPFFENETIEKIGHNLKYDIKVLSNYGMPVKGKLFDTMIAHYLINPDMRHNMDVLAETYLNYQPVSITELIGKKGKNQLSMRQVALPEQTEYAVEDADVTYQLKEHFSKELESGNVTKLFNEVETPLVSVLSAMEIEGINLDTDFLKTLSKALSKDILQLEQNIYEQAGEEFNIASPKQLGPILFDKLKLVDKPKKTKTGQYSTAEDVLSYLAKDHQIVADILEYRQYKKLQSTYVDALPNEINPKTGRVHTVYAQAVAATGRLSSNNPNLQNIPIRTKRGQEVRKAFIPRDENYVLLAADYSQIELRIIAALSEEETMIKAFQEGEDIHASTAAKVFNVPIDEVTREQRSNAKTVNFGIIYGVSAFGLSNQTDLNRKEAKELIDTYYATYPKLRNYMSKQVDFAREHGYVETVLHRRRYLKDINSRNAIVRGAAERNAVNAPIQGSAADIIKLAMINIYQRFEQENFRSKMLLQVHDELVFDTHKEELDIIKPIIKQEMENAFVMSVPLDVEIDTGANWLEAH from the coding sequence ATGGCACATCAAAAACGACTTTTTTTACTCGACGCATACGCTTTAATTTTTAGAGGATATTATGCGTTTATTAAAAACCCACGCATTAACTCTAAAGGGCTCGATACTTCAGCAATTATGGGGTTTACCAACTCTTTACTAGATGTTATTAAACGTGAAAAACCCGATTATTTAGCCGTGTGTTTTGATAAAGGGGGTAGTGTAGATCGTGTAGAAGCGTTTGAAGCTTATAAAGCCAACCGACAAGAAACCCCAGAAGCCATTCGTTTAGCCGTTCCGTATATCGAAAAAATATTAAAGGCGATGAATATTCCTGCGATTATAAAAGAAGGGTATGAAGCCGATGATATTATTGGTACACTTGCTAAAAAAGCTGAAAAACAAGGCTTACAAACCTACATGGTAACTCCTGATAAAGATTTTGCACAATTGGTGTCTGATAATATTTTTATGTACCGCCCACCTCGTATGGGAAATGGGTACGAAAAATGGGGTGTTGAAGAAGTAAAAGAGAAGTTTGGCGTAGAAAACCCCTTGCAGGTAATTGATTTTTTAGGAATGATGGGCGATTCTGTTGATAACATTCCTGGGTTGCCCGGTGTTGGTGAAAAAACTGCGAAAAAATTTATTGCCACCTACGGAAGTATGGAAGGCTTGTTCGAGCATATTGATGAGCTTAAAGGAAAAATGAAAGAAAAGGTAGCAGCCAATCAAGAATTAGGATTGCTTTCTAAAAAACTAGCGACCATTATGCTAGATGTTCCTGTAGAGCTAGAATTGGATAAATTGGTTTTTGAACAACCTAATATCGAAGCCACCAAAGAAATTTTTACCGAATTAGAATTTCGTCGTTTAACAGAGAATTTCTTAAAAACATTCGCCACTAGTGAAGTCGCTTCGACTACCAGCGACCAAAACAACAACTCAAACAAATCAACTGCGAGTACAGAGCGTAGCCAAAGCACAAATGCTTCAGGTCAGTTTGATTTGTTTGCTACTCCTGGTAGCGGAACTGCTGCTAATGACACCCATATCAACGGCTTTAAAACCATTGAAAACACCAATCATTTTTATCAATTAGTAGACACCGCTCTATCAAGAAAATTGTTGTTAGAAAAATTACTACAACAAACTTCTGTGTGTTTTGATACAGAAACTACAGGATTAAAAGCCTTAGAAGTTGAATTGATTGGAGTCGCTTTTTCTTGGGAAGCAGGTAAAGGTTATTATGTGTCATTTCCTGAAAATCAAGAAGAAACCACTGCTATTTTAGAAGAATTTCGTCCGTTTTTTGAAAATGAAACCATCGAAAAAATAGGTCATAATTTAAAGTACGACATCAAAGTGCTATCTAACTATGGCATGCCCGTAAAAGGAAAATTGTTTGACACCATGATTGCGCATTATTTAATAAATCCAGATATGCGCCATAACATGGATGTATTGGCTGAAACCTATTTGAATTATCAACCTGTATCAATTACAGAACTCATTGGTAAAAAAGGAAAAAATCAACTTTCAATGCGACAAGTTGCATTGCCAGAACAAACCGAATATGCGGTAGAAGATGCAGATGTTACGTATCAGTTAAAAGAACATTTTTCAAAAGAGCTAGAAAGCGGTAATGTTACCAAACTCTTTAACGAAGTCGAAACACCTTTGGTGTCGGTATTGAGTGCCATGGAAATTGAGGGGATAAATTTAGATACCGACTTTTTAAAAACCCTTTCAAAAGCCTTATCTAAAGACATTTTACAGTTAGAACAAAATATATACGAACAAGCTGGTGAAGAGTTTAATATTGCTTCACCCAAACAATTGGGCCCTATTCTATTCGACAAACTAAAGTTAGTTGACAAGCCTAAAAAGACGAAAACTGGACAATATTCTACTGCGGAAGATGTGCTTTCGTATTTGGCGAAAGACCATCAAATTGTTGCCGATATTTTAGAATACCGTCAGTATAAAAAGTTACAAAGCACCTATGTAGATGCGCTTCCTAATGAAATCAACCCAAAAACAGGAAGAGTACATACCGTATATGCCCAAGCGGTGGCAGCTACAGGACGTTTAAGCTCTAACAATCCGAACTTACAAAACATTCCAATTCGTACAAAACGTGGACAAGAAGTACGGAAGGCTTTTATTCCTAGAGACGAAAATTATGTGTTACTAGCAGCCGATTACAGCCAGATAGAATTGAGAATTATTGCTGCTTTAAGCGAAGAAGAGACCATGATTAAAGCGTTTCAAGAAGGAGAAGATATTCACGCTTCTACCGCAGCAAAAGTATTCAATGTGCCTATTGATGAAGTTACCCGTGAGCAACGTAGCAATGCGAAAACCGTAAACTTTGGAATTATCTATGGGGTTTCTGCTTTCGGATTGAGCAATCAAACGGATTTAAATCGTAAAGAAGCCAAAGAGTTAATTGATACTTATTATGCAACCTACCCGAAGCTACGAAATTATATGTCTAAACAGGTAGATTTTGCTCGTGAACATGGTTATGTAGAAACGGTATTGCACCGTCGTCGTTATTTGAAAGACATTAATTCTCGAAATGCAATTGTGCGTGGTGCTGCGGAGAGAAATGCGGTAAACGCCCCAATACAAGGCTCTGCCGCCGATATTATAAAGCTTGCCATGATAAACATTTACCAGCGTTTTGAGCAAGAAAACTTCCGATCAAAAATGTTACTACAGGTGCATGACGAATTGGTATTCGACACCCATAAAGAGGAATTAGACATCATTAAACCGATTATTAAGCAAGAAATGGAAAATGCGTTTGTAATGAGCGTTCCTTTAGATGTTGAAATTGACACGGGTGCTAATTGGTTAGAGGCGCATTAA
- a CDS encoding PD-(D/E)XK nuclease family protein: MINLLKEHANALEKEYLFRFYTAFTQLQNLHHEFGYVQDLKTLHQFFRQLIQSESLSFQGEPLQGLQLMGVLETRVLDFENVIITSVNEGILPGNHQQNTFIPFDVKTAFGLPTYREKDALFSYHFFRLLQRAKNIYILYNTEHDVFGSGEKSRFVTQLEMMRNDITETVVSPKVVSMPILLKEIQKDQNVLIRLQELAEKGISPSAITSYLYNPMVFYKQKILKINELEDVEETVAANTMGTVVHDTLEELYKPFEGKFLQVKDIEKMQQKTTELVTYYFSKHFKNGDITTGKNRLIFEVANRFVENFLSKEKHLLKDENNQLKIIATEQELSSEIRVEGIDFPVKIKGIVDRIDELNGVTRIIDYKTGKVESTHLKVLDFEAIRELKYHKAIQVMLYAFLYTQHTQFHFEKPLEAGIISFKNLKSGFLQMNFSSNYRTPDNAITQEKLEDFMTEIKAIILELYNPAINFVEVANLPY; this comes from the coding sequence TTGATAAACTTGCTTAAAGAGCATGCAAATGCCTTAGAAAAAGAATACCTATTCCGTTTTTATACAGCCTTCACTCAACTGCAAAACCTACACCATGAATTCGGATATGTACAAGATTTAAAAACCTTACATCAGTTTTTTAGGCAATTAATACAGTCGGAAAGTTTGTCTTTTCAAGGAGAACCGTTGCAAGGATTACAATTAATGGGAGTGTTAGAAACGCGGGTATTAGATTTTGAAAACGTCATTATTACTTCGGTAAATGAAGGTATTTTGCCAGGCAATCATCAACAAAACACCTTTATTCCGTTTGATGTAAAAACAGCCTTCGGACTCCCAACATACAGAGAAAAAGATGCGCTATTTTCGTATCACTTTTTTCGATTATTACAACGAGCAAAGAATATTTACATTTTGTACAATACCGAACATGACGTGTTTGGAAGTGGAGAAAAAAGTCGTTTTGTAACACAGTTAGAAATGATGCGAAACGATATTACCGAAACAGTAGTGAGTCCGAAAGTAGTAAGCATGCCCATTTTATTAAAAGAAATTCAAAAAGACCAAAACGTATTAATACGCTTACAAGAGTTGGCTGAAAAAGGAATTTCTCCATCAGCGATTACCAGCTACTTATACAATCCGATGGTGTTTTACAAGCAGAAAATTTTAAAAATTAATGAGTTAGAAGACGTAGAAGAAACCGTTGCAGCAAATACCATGGGAACGGTGGTACACGATACCTTAGAAGAGCTATACAAACCCTTTGAGGGAAAATTTTTGCAGGTAAAAGACATTGAAAAGATGCAGCAAAAAACAACCGAGTTGGTGACGTATTATTTTTCGAAACACTTTAAAAATGGAGATATTACTACAGGGAAAAACCGACTGATTTTTGAAGTTGCCAATCGTTTTGTAGAAAATTTTTTAAGTAAGGAGAAACACTTATTAAAAGATGAAAACAACCAACTAAAAATCATTGCCACAGAGCAAGAGTTGTCTTCAGAAATTAGAGTGGAAGGAATTGATTTTCCTGTAAAAATAAAAGGAATTGTCGACCGAATCGATGAACTCAATGGGGTGACCAGAATTATCGACTATAAAACAGGAAAAGTAGAAAGCACCCATTTAAAAGTACTCGATTTTGAGGCAATACGTGAGTTAAAATACCACAAGGCAATACAGGTGATGTTATACGCCTTTTTGTATACCCAACATACGCAGTTTCATTTTGAAAAACCTTTGGAGGCGGGAATTATTTCATTTAAAAACCTTAAAAGTGGCTTTTTGCAAATGAATTTTTCTTCCAATTATCGAACGCCAGACAACGCAATTACTCAAGAAAAGCTGGAGGATTTTATGACCGAAATCAAAGCAATAATACTAGAATTATACAACCCAGCGATCAATTTTGTAGAAGTAGCCAACTTACCGTATTAA
- a CDS encoding NADP-dependent glyceraldehyde-3-phosphate dehydrogenase, protein MSEIPKSAQLGEPIHQREYLIDGILKTWKGATTEVISTISSTPEYAPTVLGSIPSMGEKEALEAINSSHNAFNNGQGVWPTMKVQDRIKCMENFVQQMKETRSEVVKLLMWEIGKNKADSEKEFDRTVEYIYDTIEEYKVLNHEGARFTKVQGINAMIKRSPLGVVLCLGPYNYPLNETFALLIPALIMGNTVVFKPAKFGVLLLSPLLKAFHAAFPKGVINILYGRGRAVAAPIMKSGLVTVLSLIGNSKSAIALQDLHPSKNKLRLILGLEAKNPAIILPDANIDLAVSECVLGSLSFNGQRCTALKIMYVHESIAEEFNKKFSAKVDALPFGNPWDENAFLTPLPEPDKPAYIQGLIDDAQAKGANIINEKGGERTENYIFPAVLFPVNKNMRVYHEEQFGPVVPIMTFKDIQEPLDDMAASDYGQQVSLFGKDIHTVAPLIDVLVNLVCRVNLNSLCQRGPDVFPFTGRKDSAVGTLSIHDALRSFSIRTFVAAKDNSYNNEILQELLDSKKSNFINTDYIL, encoded by the coding sequence ATGAGTGAGATTCCAAAAAGCGCACAATTAGGTGAGCCAATACATCAAAGAGAATATTTAATTGATGGAATATTAAAAACATGGAAAGGAGCGACTACAGAAGTTATTTCAACCATTTCAAGCACGCCAGAGTATGCGCCTACCGTCTTAGGATCTATTCCAAGCATGGGAGAAAAAGAAGCCCTAGAAGCGATTAACTCTTCTCACAATGCTTTTAACAATGGACAGGGAGTGTGGCCAACCATGAAAGTGCAAGACCGTATTAAATGTATGGAAAACTTTGTACAGCAAATGAAGGAAACCAGAAGCGAAGTGGTAAAACTCTTAATGTGGGAAATTGGAAAAAATAAAGCCGACAGTGAAAAAGAGTTTGACAGAACGGTAGAATATATTTATGATACAATAGAAGAATATAAAGTGCTTAACCATGAAGGAGCACGCTTTACCAAAGTACAAGGCATCAATGCCATGATTAAACGCAGCCCTTTAGGCGTTGTACTATGTTTAGGTCCTTATAACTATCCGTTAAACGAAACGTTTGCCCTGTTAATTCCAGCGTTAATTATGGGAAATACCGTAGTGTTTAAACCTGCAAAGTTTGGTGTTCTGCTACTGTCTCCATTATTAAAAGCCTTTCATGCAGCCTTTCCGAAGGGAGTTATCAATATTTTATACGGAAGAGGAAGAGCTGTAGCAGCACCGATCATGAAATCAGGATTGGTAACCGTACTTTCTTTAATAGGAAACAGTAAATCGGCGATAGCGTTGCAAGATTTACATCCAAGTAAAAATAAACTCCGATTAATATTAGGATTGGAAGCCAAAAATCCGGCTATTATTTTACCAGATGCGAACATAGATTTAGCGGTTTCAGAATGCGTTTTAGGGTCGCTATCATTCAACGGACAGCGATGTACTGCCTTAAAAATTATGTATGTGCACGAATCGATAGCAGAAGAATTCAACAAAAAGTTTAGTGCTAAAGTAGATGCCCTGCCTTTTGGAAACCCATGGGATGAAAATGCCTTTTTAACACCCTTACCAGAACCTGACAAACCAGCGTATATACAAGGACTGATTGATGATGCACAAGCTAAAGGGGCAAACATTATTAATGAAAAAGGAGGAGAAAGAACCGAAAACTATATTTTTCCGGCAGTACTTTTTCCAGTAAATAAAAATATGCGTGTGTACCATGAAGAGCAATTTGGTCCAGTAGTACCTATTATGACGTTTAAAGACATACAAGAACCGTTAGACGATATGGCGGCTTCTGATTACGGGCAACAAGTGAGCCTCTTTGGAAAAGACATTCATACGGTAGCACCACTTATCGATGTATTAGTAAATTTGGTGTGTAGAGTTAATCTAAACAGCTTGTGCCAACGAGGACCAGATGTGTTTCCGTTCACAGGTAGAAAAGACTCTGCAGTAGGAACGTTAAGTATACACGATGCGCTACGCTCATTCTCAATACGAACTTTTGTAGCCGCAAAAGACAACAGCTATAACAACGAAATTTTACAAGAATTGTTAGATAGTAAAAAAAGTAATTTTATCAATACCGACTATATTTTATAG
- a CDS encoding acyl-ACP desaturase, with protein sequence MSIQNIRKEVMQTLEKNIDSFVDKFLVPIEKIWQPTDFLPNSQQDSFIDEVQEIQELSKELDDDFWVVLVGDTITEEALPTYESWLLDLEGIKQKPDNGWAKWIRAWTAEENRHGDVLNKYLYLSGRVNMREVEISTQHLIADGFDIGTATDPYKNFVYTSFQELATYISHLNVAKIAKKKGHKALAKMSRIIAGDEMRHHLAYTEFVKEIFKIDPSEMMLAFQYMMKHKIIMPAMHLRESFGTKGSLFNDFSTVAQRIGVYTGFDYVDILKKLNETWEIDKITNLTPEAEKARDFLLKLPERMYRITERMVIPDTKFNFKWMIPA encoded by the coding sequence ATGTCAATACAAAACATTAGAAAGGAAGTAATGCAAACGCTGGAAAAAAACATTGACAGTTTTGTAGACAAATTCTTAGTTCCCATCGAAAAAATTTGGCAACCAACCGACTTTTTACCCAACTCCCAACAAGATTCTTTTATAGACGAAGTACAAGAAATTCAAGAACTTTCTAAAGAACTCGATGATGATTTTTGGGTGGTTCTAGTAGGAGATACCATTACAGAAGAAGCACTGCCAACTTACGAATCTTGGTTATTAGATTTGGAGGGAATAAAGCAGAAACCAGACAATGGCTGGGCAAAATGGATTCGCGCTTGGACTGCTGAAGAAAATCGTCACGGAGATGTATTAAATAAATACTTATATCTTTCAGGAAGAGTAAACATGCGTGAGGTAGAAATATCTACCCAACATTTAATTGCTGACGGATTTGATATTGGTACGGCTACCGACCCCTATAAAAACTTTGTATATACCAGTTTTCAAGAGCTAGCAACCTATATTTCGCATTTGAATGTGGCAAAAATAGCGAAGAAAAAAGGACATAAAGCTTTGGCAAAAATGTCTCGTATTATTGCAGGAGACGAAATGCGTCATCACTTAGCATATACCGAGTTTGTAAAAGAAATTTTTAAAATAGATCCTAGTGAAATGATGTTGGCATTTCAATACATGATGAAACACAAAATAATTATGCCTGCCATGCATTTAAGAGAATCATTCGGTACTAAAGGAAGCTTGTTTAACGACTTCTCAACGGTAGCTCAAAGAATAGGGGTATATACAGGCTTTGACTATGTAGATATTTTGAAAAAATTAAATGAAACTTGGGAAATTGATAAGATTACCAATTTAACACCAGAAGCCGAAAAAGCACGTGATTTCTTACTGAAATTACCAGAAAGAATGTACCGAATTACCGAACGAATGGTAATACCCGATACCAAGTTCAATTTTAAATGGATGATTCCTGCGTAA
- a CDS encoding lysophospholipid acyltransferase family protein, whose translation MKALSYILSSIFALVFFSLLLIFHPLQWLGLHLFGQKGHQKVVNIMNWFLIKSLLILGIRVQVENKHHLPENTTLIFVANHQSTFDIPPIIWYFRKHNPKFVSKKELGKGIPSISFNLKHGGAALIDRKDAKQALSELAKFAKRINKNKWSAAIFPEGTRSRTGKPKSFSVNGLKMIAKYNPEGYVVPLSINNSWKVFKYGKFPLGLGSPIKITTHQPIKVNSLPFDELVAKTEAAVKSAIY comes from the coding sequence ATGAAGGCTTTAAGTTATATACTTTCATCAATCTTTGCATTGGTGTTTTTTTCTTTATTATTAATTTTTCATCCACTACAATGGTTAGGATTACACCTTTTTGGTCAAAAAGGGCATCAAAAAGTAGTCAATATCATGAATTGGTTTCTTATAAAATCATTATTAATTTTAGGAATTCGAGTTCAAGTTGAAAATAAACATCACTTACCAGAAAACACAACACTAATTTTCGTAGCAAACCATCAAAGTACCTTCGATATACCACCCATTATTTGGTATTTTAGAAAACACAACCCCAAGTTTGTATCTAAAAAAGAATTAGGAAAAGGAATTCCAAGCATATCATTCAATTTGAAACACGGCGGCGCAGCTTTAATTGATAGAAAAGATGCGAAACAAGCCCTGTCTGAACTAGCAAAGTTTGCCAAGAGAATCAACAAAAATAAATGGTCAGCAGCTATTTTTCCAGAAGGAACAAGAAGCAGAACAGGAAAACCGAAATCATTTTCTGTAAACGGACTTAAAATGATTGCGAAGTACAATCCTGAAGGATATGTAGTACCTTTGTCAATTAACAACTCTTGGAAAGTATTCAAATACGGAAAATTCCCGTTAGGACTTGGAAGTCCGATAAAAATTACGACTCATCAGCCAATAAAAGTTAATAGTTTACCATTTGATGAGCTAGTCGCTAAAACAGAAGCAGCTGTAAAATCTGCCATATATTAA